GTAATTGTAATGAACCGTAAAGCGATCCCCGTGCACCATAGGTTCAGAGACGGAGCCGCCGTGGTATTCCATATTCTCAAGCCACCATTGATTTTTTTTGCGGACGCCTTCGATGCCTTTGATTTCGCGAGGAGCCTCGGGCATATCGACGGCCTCAATACTCTGAATATCTTTTGAATAGAGTTTTTCTAAAGCATCCAGGTTTTTGCCTTGGCGACAGAATTCAACCAACTTTTTTGCAACTTCCGTTGTAGACATGGGACCTCCTTTTTAGATGAGAGGATTATCGAAGCTCGGAAAATGGATGTCAGTATGACTTCCCACAGCGGAGAACCTGGACCTGCTAAAATATTTTAAAAAAGGCTATTGACTTACATATTATTTACACTGTAAGTTCATATGTAAGTTATGACAAAGAAACAGCCCCTCCCACCACTGACACCTAAAGAAAAATCGGTCCTCGAATTTATCGAGAACCATATCTTAAGTTCAGGAGTTTCTCCGTCATATCAAGAAATTAAGGATCACTTCGGTCTGGCTTCGTTTAATTCGGTTCAGAATTATCTGAAGCAGTTAACTAACAAAGGATATATTGAAAATCCTTTGGGCCAGAAAAGAGCGATCCAGGTGTTGCACTCGGCTTCAACAATCCAAGAGCAGCTCCAATCAAAATCAGTCTCGACGAAGACAGGGTCTCCTCGCTCTCAGCTCCTCCAGGCTCGTGACGAGATCCTGTCCCTTCCCCTTCTTGGGAAAGTGGCGGCGGGTCAACCTATTGAGGCTTTAAAACACGATGAGTTCGTGGATGTCCCTCCTTCCATGGTTCGAAATCCTTCCAAGTCTTTTGCACTTAAAGTGCAAGGGGACTCCATGATTGAAGATGGCATTTTTGATGAAGATATTATTCTTGTGCAAAAACAAGAATCCGCAAGCAATGGCGATATTATTGTGGCCACCGTTGATAACGAAGCCACGGTAAAACGTTTATATTTGCGCGCACGTCCGGACAGTGGCTCTAACGAAAAAATGGTGGAGCTTCGCCCATCCAATTCAACAATGAAATCCATGTGGTATTCTCCTGAAGAAGTTTCCATTCGTGGAATTGTTGTGGGACTTATTCGCAAGTTCTAAGATTTTGTGATACCTCTAAGCGCATGCAAACGACACATGCGCGAATCAGCTATAAAGATAAATCTAAATTCTACAAAGAACTTCATTCGGAAGCTGCTGGCATTCTTGAAAAAGAATGGTTTGTGAATCTTGCGAATATTTCAGCACTGCTCAATCAACATCTTCCTGACATCAACTGGGTGGGTTTTTATCTTTTGCATAAGAACGAACTTCTTTTAAGTTCTTTTCAAGGACTTCCTGCGTGCACACGCATTGCCTTAGGTAAAGGTGTCTGCGGAACGGCAGCAAAAACTTTGCAAACCCAGCTTGTACCTGATGTTGATCAATTCCCAGGACACATTGCGTGCGACAGCGCTTCCCGTTCAGAGATTGTGATTCCACTGATTCATAACGGAAAATTGCTAGGCGTCTTAGATATCGATGCACCGATTTTAAATCGTTTTGACGAAGCCGATAAAACAGGTCTGGAAAAGATTGTGGATATCGTCCTTCAGGGAACTCAATGGCCCGAGACGTTTGCGTAAATCTTGATACTCTCCGGATGTGTCTTCTTCCATAGAAAAGCATCAAAGTAGTAATGACAAAAAAGAGGCGTGAGATAGAGCGCAATCAAAGGTGCCAGCGTCGCATTTGATAAATCCAGATAATACTCTTCAAATACACCTTCGATAGCCCCAAACCCCAACGCCGTTAGCAAAACGACGGCTGTTCCTATTTGTAAATTGCTAAAACGTTTTTGCGTCTTAGAAAGGGCTAGCGACATCAGTCCGAAATAAGATACTCCGTGCGCAATCACGAGCGGAAAAACAATCTCTGCAGCCGTTCTGCCGCATATAAAACACACACCGTAAAGAACTGTGGGAAAAGCTATAGATAGAAAACGATTTCCTTCACGGCGTTTTGCAAATAACAAAATTTCGTAAACCAACCAGGATGTGATGCCGACAAAGTAGAAAATCAAAAAAGTTTTATAGATAACTTCATTCGGGAAACGGAAAATGTCTTGCTCGGAATAATCATAATTCCATACGGGCCCTGTGCGAAAGTGCGCGATTACAAACGGCATAAAACAATTAAAGTACAAAAAATAATCCGCCCACTTTACGTGATTTCCATTGAGACGCTGATACCATTTATGAATACCAAAAAACTGCCGTACATTGTGAAAGATGGTGGCATAAATTATACAAGCCGCAAGGCCCGGCATCTGAAAGTAGGCCCAAGCCCAAAATAGCAAAAAGAAAAAGACGGGCGCAAAGATATAGGCACGACGACGACGGCGCTCTTCAGGATTTAAATACGTCCGCCACAGAGTCGTGTAGACATGTCCTGAATCAAAAAACTGCAAAGCGACGAAAGTGTAAATCCAAAATGCCGTTGATGGAGAGGGCATAATGACGAAGAAACTTAAAACCAGCGCCGCCAATCCCGGAAAATAAAGCCACAAAAAATCCTTGCGGAAAGTTCCCAAAATCCACGTCATGCTGTTTCACCTTTGAGTTCCCGCTGACGACGTAAGACGGAAACTGCTTTTAAGAAAAAGCGTGTCCCCCCTTCAGTCACTGGTAGAATGGACAAAGTAAACACAGTGTAAATGACAGGATGATCGGTAAAATCGTCAGAAAAATACGATCCGACAAATAAATACAAGAGCTGAATCAAATAACAAAGGCCAAAGTGCGTGGAAAGTTTTAGACCGCTTATCCAGCGCACGAAAGAAAAACTGTGAAGTCTGTCGTTAAGTGCATCTATTAAAGAGACCCGCATTAAGAAGAAAATCCAAATCAGGTGAGACCACCACACGATGGGTTCTTGCCTAAAGACGAAACAATAAAAATTTTGATTCAGAGGAACAGAATAAAAAGCGCCCCAACAAAAAAGACTTCCAATTAAAGTCGGCGACCAAAAGAAGATTTCATTTTTCAAAAAACCTTTCTTCAATTCGGGCTGCAGGGACGACTTCGATAAAGATCCAAGATAAAAGCAGAACCACGTGAGGCCTATCCAAGGAAGCAAAGCCCAACCGCCTCGCCCTTCGTTATCGCACACTCCAAAAAGGATCGAACGAATCACAAGGGGAATGCTTTCATTTTCTGCTAAATGAAAAAACGAAATCCACGTCAAAAAAAATCCGAAAATGCCGAGAGCTTTTAAAGCTTTCGGATAGCGCTGCAACACCAGAACGGAAGCAACCGAGACAAGCAAAAATTCGTAGATGTCCCACTCCCAAAAAATTCCGGAGAAAAAACCTCCAAGACCAGTGAAGAGCAGAAAGAGCGTTCCAACGCCAATTAAAAGCCCCAGTCGACGCGTTTTTTCTGTCGAAAGATTTTGCCGACCAAAAAGAAAGAACGACAAAATGACGATACTAAATCCTGAAAACGAAAGCGGCTTGCAGATTTCAACTATGAAATCAAACAAGGTGCCCTTATGAAGGCTTACGTTGTAAGGCTCCGCATAAGTATCCGTGTAGACCTGGCTGATGGCGTGATACTGCACAATCGGGATGAACGACAGCAATCTCACAATATCAATAAGGTGCAGCCGTTGTTTATTCATGGATAATACAGCTCCATGTCTTCGGAGGACCGATAGAGCATTGAGTCCGCTGGCATATTAAACTCGCCTAAAATGGCGTCAGCCAAAGCGGCAATGGGTCCTTTCATAAAGCGATCATCAAAAGATCGAAGCTCTAAAATTCGCGCTTCCCTTTTGCCGTCGGCAATAACATCTACTGTTTGCATGACCCGAGAAGAAAAGATCACTTCATGTTTCAGCTCTTCAGGATTCTTCTTGTAAGAGACAAAAAACTTTTCAGCCGTTTGTTTATTGTTGCGATAGAAAACTCCACGCAAAGCTTTTTCCTCATAAAGCTCAGGATGAGGAATAGATGTCCTTATGTCAGAAAGAGATTCTTTATAATAAACTGCAAAGACATTTTCATCGAGATTCCATTCCAGCCACAAAAGATCAGATGCTTTTTTTCCTTTTAAGAGATGAATATTTCTTTTACGAAAAATAGCTTCCGCCATTTTTTCGGCCTCACTGTTCCAAGCCGTGGGACCGATCGCAAGTCGGCGGGTTTTTAGTTTGCCATTATCAGAAGATGCCGTCAGACGAAAATAATTCCAGGAGGAGTTTGGCGACACTTGATAACCCCAATCGGACATATGCTCAAGACAGTACTGGACGTACTTGCGTTCTTCAGGTGAAAGCTTTTCGACAATCGGTGCCCCCGTTTTTTGTTCGTACCATTGCAAAAGGCGACTGAGCACAAGCTTGTAATAGCCCGGTGTCGATGGGTCCATGTACATAGAGATTGGCACTGCCACAACCTGAGAGCTTAGCAATAGACAAAATGCGATAAGAAGACGCTGAAGACATTTTACCATCGGAACCTCCTCGGACGGTAAATACTGTTCACGTTCTTCTCTGAAACATCTGCTTTGTCTGTAACAGAAGTTAAGATCGTCAAATTTAACAGCGTCGCATTTGATAACCACGGCGACAATGAATCGTAATTAAACACGGGCTTTTGAGACTTCTTTGAAACAAACATAAAAGCTTCAATAGGCCCATAAACTACAGCGTTATTAAAACCCGCTGCGCGCAAAGAGCTCAGCACAATATCTTGAGGAGCAGGACGAGGTCTTTGGTCAGCGGCATTTATCCCTCGCCAAATCGGAACATCAGCCACAAAAAAACCTTGAGGAGAAATCACGGCACTTAAGGCCGAATAAAATTCAACGCTAAAAAGTTTGCCCAACTCATAGCTGACCGGAAATGGAAAATCAACGAACACGCCATCAAAGACTTTTTTCGTTCTACGAATGTAATTAAAGGCGTCACCAATAATTACTTCCACGCGCGGGTCGTAAAGAGATCCACGATTGAGTTCTTTGATATCCTTATGCTCTTTTGCCAGACGAATCATAAAAGGATCTAACTCGACAAGAATGATTTTTTCGATGTCGGTATGTTTTAATAATTCCGCGACCAGCAGACCATCACCGGCACCAAGAACAAGCACCTCTTTAGGATGAGTGTTAGAAAGATTAATAGCCCCTTCAACCATAGACTCGTGATAAGTTCGCTGCGTAAGACGACTAAATTGCGGTTGCATGTTCAAATAAAGAGAGAAGTCACCTATATCCTCACCAGACTTCATAAACTTATCAGGAACCGTATCTATAATCTGATAAGGGGTGACGTAACGGTCGACATCAGCAAAGTCATCCATGTAGAGAAAAAAGTTTTTCACAGCTCTCACGGAAATTTCTGGCACCCGAGTTTCTGAATAAAAGCTTTTGATATAAGCCTGCTCAATAACATCCGTGTACTTCAATGTCTGCGCAGCGCTTATAAAGAACAGGGCTGAGGCCACAACCGTGGCTCCCCATCGCCAGAGAGCTTTTCGTGCTCCGAATGCGATAATAACAGTCGCGATAAAATTTAAAATAGCAACTAGGACTGAACTTCGCGCTAAATCCAAAAGGGGAATAAGATAAAGCGAGACGGCAAATGATCCGACCAAAGCACCCAGATAATTGATTCCTAAAATGCGATTGAAGGAACTCTTACCGGTATTCTTTTCGTGCAGCTTGATAAGCAAAGGCAACTCCATGCCCGTTAAAAAACCGACAAGCAAAGTGCAGCCCTGTAAAAGAAAAACTTTTTCCGCCCCTTGTCCCCACCCCGTCCAAAAAGGCAGATAGTGATACAAAAACACAGATAAAAATGTGTAAGACAAATAAAGAAGAGGCACGAGGAAAAGTCCTACCAATGCCAATGCCATTTCCAACATAAACAGTGTATGGCGTTCACTTTTCTTTTTTAAAAACCCCGCCGCTTGAGATCCCAATCCCATCGCGACTAAATAAAATCCCAACGTGATGGACTGACTTAAAATTTCATCATTGGAAAACTGCATAAGCACGCGAGCAATTACAAATTGATAGCTGATACTGCAAAAAGAAAGAAGAAAGGAAAGGAGGTAGATGATCACGTCTTAACCTCCGGCTTTGCAAATATATAGAAGAACGCAATGGCGTTTAAGATCGCGCAAAAATAAAGACTGTTTGCCACACCCCACATTGGCAAAAGGACTAAAGGAAAAATCAAAGTCCCTATAAACATTCCGAAATAATCCCAAGCGAGAATAAAAGATTTACGGTTGGACGGCACATTGTCCATGAGATAAGGCAACTCAAAACCTGAGATCAATCCCGCGGCAATAATAGGAAGATAACTTAAAATTTCAGCCGCAAAATAAAAAGACTCCGGAAAATTCTTTGGATCTGTCGCCATGATCCACCACGGTCCTACAACTCCGACGGCAACAAGAGAGATTTGCAAATATGAAAGAGCGATCTTCCAACGATCATACAATAAAGAAGACACGCCGAGAGTGAGGGTGAAAAGTCCGATCGTCGTGGCATAGCGAAGAGCTGTATTACCCAATGTCGCCGAAAGCATTTGCGCAAAACTGAGCTCATAGACAACACCGACGAATGCCAACAAAAAAGAAAATAGCTGTCGTTCAAGATAATTAAAATTAAGGATTCGCTTTAATCTGGTTGTAGATGGCATCATACTTGTCTTCGTTGTTATCAATGTAAGAAGTCGGCCCAGAAAGAACAGCAAGGTAAGTTCCTTGGCCATCCTCTCTTTGAACAAGCGCCACTGTCAAAGTATTGCTTCCCAGTTGCATCGACCAAAGATAAGGAGGCTTTAACCCGCTTCCTGACTGCGCGGGCGGACGGTCTGCCGAACTCTCAGAAATATTATCTATAATAGCTGATTTAAATCCAGGTATGGCGGAACCATACTCCTCCAAAAATCCTTGCAGTTCTGTGGGCCCGTAGGTTCCTGCTTTGGCCATTAAACTGAGATTCACTTGTGTTTGTGTGTTGTACCCATGAATGGCAGCAACACCATCTTCAATGTCCAACGGACGATAATTCAAATCGTTGGGATACGGAACCGCAAGATGCGATTCTGAAGTAAAATTATTTTTTGCTTGTTCAGACGCGACTTGAATAGGATCCGGAAGTGGCTGATTGCCAGGCATTGAAGAGGGATCGTCCTCATCATCGTCTTCATCGTCATCACCTTTTTGAGTGTCACCGCCAGAGCCACCACTAGGTTTTGAAGCAGAACTTCCTCCACCGCCGCCGCCTTTGTTTCCAGATTTTTTTCCGCCCTCGTCGGAGCCACCGCCGGCACCAGCTCCTCCTCCGCCACCGCCGCCCGCACCGCCGCGTCCACTTC
This region of Bdellovibrio sp. BCCA genomic DNA includes:
- the lexA gene encoding transcriptional repressor LexA; translation: MTKKQPLPPLTPKEKSVLEFIENHILSSGVSPSYQEIKDHFGLASFNSVQNYLKQLTNKGYIENPLGQKRAIQVLHSASTIQEQLQSKSVSTKTGSPRSQLLQARDEILSLPLLGKVAAGQPIEALKHDEFVDVPPSMVRNPSKSFALKVQGDSMIEDGIFDEDIILVQKQESASNGDIIVATVDNEATVKRLYLRARPDSGSNEKMVELRPSNSTMKSMWYSPEEVSIRGIVVGLIRKF
- a CDS encoding nuclear transport factor 2 family protein; translation: MSTTEVAKKLVEFCRQGKNLDALEKLYSKDIQSIEAVDMPEAPREIKGIEGVRKKNQWWLENMEYHGGSVSEPMVHGDRFTVHYNYDVTHKKTGKRSKMEEIGLYTVKDDKIVKEEFFYQ
- a CDS encoding spermidine synthase — encoded protein: MIIYLLSFLLSFCSISYQFVIARVLMQFSNDEILSQSITLGFYLVAMGLGSQAAGFLKKKSERHTLFMLEMALALVGLFLVPLLYLSYTFLSVFLYHYLPFWTGWGQGAEKVFLLQGCTLLVGFLTGMELPLLIKLHEKNTGKSSFNRILGINYLGALVGSFAVSLYLIPLLDLARSSVLVAILNFIATVIIAFGARKALWRWGATVVASALFFISAAQTLKYTDVIEQAYIKSFYSETRVPEISVRAVKNFFLYMDDFADVDRYVTPYQIIDTVPDKFMKSGEDIGDFSLYLNMQPQFSRLTQRTYHESMVEGAINLSNTHPKEVLVLGAGDGLLVAELLKHTDIEKIILVELDPFMIRLAKEHKDIKELNRGSLYDPRVEVIIGDAFNYIRRTKKVFDGVFVDFPFPVSYELGKLFSVEFYSALSAVISPQGFFVADVPIWRGINAADQRPRPAPQDIVLSSLRAAGFNNAVVYGPIEAFMFVSKKSQKPVFNYDSLSPWLSNATLLNLTILTSVTDKADVSEKNVNSIYRPRRFRW
- a CDS encoding GAF domain-containing protein, translated to MQTTHARISYKDKSKFYKELHSEAAGILEKEWFVNLANISALLNQHLPDINWVGFYLLHKNELLLSSFQGLPACTRIALGKGVCGTAAKTLQTQLVPDVDQFPGHIACDSASRSEIVIPLIHNGKLLGVLDIDAPILNRFDEADKTGLEKIVDIVLQGTQWPETFA